From Topomyia yanbarensis strain Yona2022 chromosome 1, ASM3024719v1, whole genome shotgun sequence, one genomic window encodes:
- the LOC131677533 gene encoding uncharacterized protein LOC131677533: MLTPDVSSDWDIDAHRTYYEPTEHWDLRRCFMEKHRHWIPEDELVCLAQVFVNVELLHCRYPPATMERLAQLSAGIADEYRASRNNCLRRTFVSASDAAHSKVHNTIGPKVVARHSVEPSFQNSESRTISLQKNEDPPQTSVLVRTPTFKPVVPIRSIDDVYNNIILLDNDPNATIAAFNSLGCEQQMTILNMQNSAGQNVVKLQVGDYVLVESTFGALEPVELRSRQIICEELSKHCFKLIRIKFISDLNGEIKRHKVSAISNSIVRRHAKANSAPSSSVNLEDSTKLGEDNLGFQLLRRLGWEGGPLGQNGRGIIDPIGCYIKVARFSQEKKTDRRHDDYYIDVEFYRDTLRNFRKNGVEYDLVFSKEFTKRERRLLSDMAKEEHLKTLTVSQSKRQTNLIVLGKELAPHELLERIIIDKDPIFCNLYHVEYPQVEKTESSPEPNKHSIEILPASFTSICEKIAEPPSDFEPRTCDFRPLPEIKSISDIYHSIVLIGSNFKHTQHFFGQLNCGQLELSTTVGVHDMFTGQIQFGEHIIARVSANSKKAAEVGVMRYFMRQLRAWCYRIKKNPITRRNSKLSKACRTIHKQDNNNRPLRAKKYVTRDLDKSKAFDYTHYCNMIKTLHDTGCQYDLVFCPEFTHIELSIFRGFADQNNIKSCMLGKNKKDAQHLVVFGRPLLAMGILQHILVQKDPIFSEAFIVQHPNKTVICEGTDSESD, encoded by the exons ATGTTGACTCCTGATGTTTCATCCGACTGGGATATCGATGCTCACCGCACCTACTATGAGCCTACGGAACACTGGGACCTCCGTCGCTGCTTCATGGAGAAGCATCGTCATTGGATTCCAGAAGATGAACTGGTGTGTCTTGCACAAGTTTTTGTCAACGTAGAACTGCTACATTGTCGGTACCCTCCGGCAACGATGGAACGTTTGGCGCAGCTGTCTGCTGGCATCGCCGATGAGTACAGAGCTTCACGGAACAATTGTCTGCGGCGAACGTTCGTATCAGCTTCCGACGCGGCACATTCGAAAGTGCACAATACTATCGGTCCGAAAGTTGTTGCTCGGCATAGCGTTGAACCCTCTTTCCAAAATTCTGAATCTCGTACGATATCGTTACAAAAGAATGAGGATCCACCGCAGACTTCGGTTCTTGTACGAACGCCTACGTTCAAACCCGTTGTGCCAATCAGAAGCATCGACGATGTTTATAACAATATCATTCTACTTGATAACGATCCGAATGCAACGATAGCTGCTTTCAATAGCCTAGGATGTGAGCAGCAGATGACAATTCTCAATATGCAAAATTCTGCCGGTCAGAATGTGGTGAAATTGCAAGTTGGTGATTACGTGCTGGTCGAAAGTACGTTTGGCGCACTGGAACCAGTTGAGTTGCGCTCCAGGCAGATAATCTGCGAGGAATTGAGTAAACATTGTTTCAAACTTATA CGTATTAAATTCATCTCCGATTTAAACGGTGAAATAAAACGCCACAAAGTAAGTGCAATCAGTAACAGTATCGTAAGAAGACACGCAAAGGCGAACAGTGCACCTTCATCGTCAGTTAATTTAGAAGATTCAACAAAGCTTGGCGAAGACAATCTAGGCTTCCAGCTGCTTCGACGACTTGGTTGGGAGGGCGGACCTCTGGGTCAAAACGGTAGGGGGATTATAGATCCTATCGGCTGTTACATTAAGGTCGCGCGGTTTAGTCAGGAAAAGAAAACGGACCGCAGGCATGATGACTACTATATCGATGTTGAGTTTTACCGAGATACGTTGCGAAATTTCCGAAAGAACGGTGTAGAGTACGATTTGGTGTTCAGCAAAGAATTTACCAAGCGTGAACGTCGATTATTATCCGA CATGGCGAAAGAGGAGCATTTAAAGACACTTACGGTCAGCCAGTCAAAAAGACAAACGAATCTAATCGTGCTTGGAAAGGAGCTAGCGCCTCATGAACTTCTTGAACGTATCATTATTGATAAGGATCCAATTTTTTGCAATCTTTACCATGTGGAATATCCGCAGGTGGAAAAAACAGAGAG TTCACCAGAACCAAACAAGCACAGCATCGAAATCCTGCCTGCATCATTTACTTCAATTTGCGAGAAAATAGCGGAGCCGCCATCGGATTTCGAACCACGTACTTGTGATTTTAGGCCACTGCCGGAGATCAAATCTATCTCGGATATTTACCACAGTATTGTGTTGATAGGATCTAATTTCAAACAtacacagcacttttttgggcaACTGAATTGCGGGCAGCTAGAACTGAGCACCACAGTAGGAGTGCATGACATGTTTACAGGTCAAATTCAATTCGGCGAGCACATAATTGCCAGAGTcagcgcaaatagcaaaaaagcggCCGAGGTGGGTGTTATGCGATATTTTATGAGACAGTTAAGAGCCTGGTGCTACCGTATTAAG AAAAATCCCATAACTCGCAGAAATAGTAAACTTAGTAAAGCTTGCCGAACGATTCACAAGCAAGACAACAACAACAGACCGCTTCGGGCAAAAAAGTACGTCACTAGGGATCTGGACAAGTCAAAAGCGTTCGATTATACACATTATTGTAATATGATTAAAACGTTGCACGACACAGGATGCCAATATGACCTCGTTTTTTGTCCCGAGTTTACACATATTGAGCTTAGCATCTTCCGGGG TTTTGCCGATCAGAATAATATAAAATCATGCAtgttgggaaaaaataaaaaagatgcaCAACATTTGGTTGTTTTTGGGCGCCCTCTGTTAGCTATGGGGATATTGCAACATATTCTGGTCCAAAAAGATCCCATTTTCAGCGAAGCTTTTATTGTACAACATCCCAACAAAACAGTCATATGCGAAGGAACGGACTCAGAATCTGATTAG